A portion of the Streptomyces sp. YPW6 genome contains these proteins:
- a CDS encoding GNAT family N-acetyltransferase — protein sequence MDTATPDSARLTFRDANEADVPALVALIESAYRGDSSRTGWTTEADILQGQRTDEQGVRDVVAAPASRLLAVERGGELVACCQLEHRGDAAYFGMFAVRPGLQGGGLGKLIIAEAERTAKESWGVREMHMTVISVREDLIAWYERRGYRRTGSLTPFPYGDERFGIPQRDDLAFELLVKSI from the coding sequence ATGGACACCGCCACGCCCGACTCGGCCCGCCTGACCTTCCGTGACGCGAACGAGGCCGACGTCCCGGCGCTGGTGGCCCTGATCGAGTCCGCCTACCGCGGTGACTCCAGCCGCACCGGCTGGACCACCGAGGCCGACATCCTTCAGGGGCAGCGGACCGACGAGCAGGGCGTGCGCGACGTCGTCGCCGCTCCGGCGAGCAGGCTCCTCGCGGTCGAGCGCGGCGGCGAACTCGTCGCCTGCTGCCAGCTCGAACACCGGGGCGACGCGGCCTACTTCGGCATGTTCGCGGTACGGCCGGGGCTCCAGGGCGGCGGACTCGGCAAACTGATCATCGCCGAGGCGGAGCGCACGGCGAAAGAGAGCTGGGGCGTCCGCGAGATGCACATGACGGTCATCTCGGTGCGTGAGGACCTGATCGCCTGGTACGAGCGCCGCGGCTACCGCCGTACGGGATCGCTCACTCCGTTCCCGTACGGCGACGAGCGCTTCGGCATTCCGCAGCGCGACGACCTGGCCTTCGAGCTGCTCGTCAAGAGCATCTGA
- a CDS encoding LVIVD repeat-containing protein, with translation MISLHTTRVRRRRLGAVAAAAGLLATLLTATTAAATPDPGDAPAERGSVSKSDQAEARAAIAGGDIPGVDEIVHSPNIKHLTNVPKGALKGTNTDLAFQGKHAYVGNYDGFVIYDISKPKKPRTVAQVLCPGSQNDISVSGNLLFLSTDSSRSDDSCSSTSQPATEKSSWEGMKIFDISDKRHPEYIAAVETACGSHTHTLVPDGGKNLYVYVSSYSPDETFPDCRPPHDGISIIKVPLKAPQKARVIDFPVLFPDGGNPGAPENPGVSRTTGCHDITVLPSKDLAAGACMGDGLLFSIEDPEHPKIIDRVQDNVNFAFWHSATFNQDADKVVFTDELGGGGAATCNAAIGPKRGADGIYDIVGKGDQRKLVFRSYFKIDRHQADAEVCVAHNGSIIPVKGRDLMVQAWYQGGVSVWDFTDSARPEEIAFFERGPVTLDRVTTAGPWSAYYYNGHIYSSDIAKGFDVLKLDDRRTDPAKRVRMDELNVQTQPDYFDR, from the coding sequence GTGATCTCGTTGCACACCACCCGCGTGCGGCGCAGACGTCTGGGCGCGGTGGCAGCCGCGGCCGGACTCCTCGCCACGCTGCTGACGGCCACCACAGCGGCCGCCACCCCCGACCCGGGCGACGCCCCGGCCGAGCGCGGTTCGGTCTCCAAGAGCGATCAGGCCGAGGCCAGGGCCGCGATAGCCGGGGGCGACATACCCGGCGTGGACGAGATCGTCCACAGCCCCAACATCAAGCACCTGACGAACGTGCCGAAGGGCGCCCTGAAGGGGACCAACACGGACCTCGCGTTCCAGGGGAAGCACGCGTACGTCGGGAACTACGACGGCTTCGTCATCTACGACATCAGCAAGCCCAAGAAGCCCAGGACGGTCGCCCAGGTCCTCTGCCCCGGTTCGCAGAACGACATCTCGGTCTCCGGGAACCTGCTCTTCCTGTCGACGGACTCCTCGCGCAGCGACGACTCCTGCTCCAGTACCTCCCAGCCCGCCACGGAGAAGTCCTCCTGGGAGGGCATGAAGATCTTCGACATCAGCGACAAGCGGCACCCCGAGTACATCGCCGCCGTGGAGACCGCCTGCGGCTCCCACACGCACACGCTGGTGCCGGACGGCGGGAAGAACCTGTACGTGTACGTCTCCTCGTACTCGCCCGACGAGACCTTCCCGGACTGCCGGCCGCCGCACGACGGGATCTCCATCATCAAGGTGCCGCTCAAGGCGCCCCAGAAGGCCCGGGTCATCGACTTCCCGGTGCTCTTCCCGGACGGGGGCAACCCGGGAGCGCCCGAAAATCCCGGTGTCTCCCGGACGACCGGCTGCCACGACATCACGGTGCTCCCGTCGAAGGACCTCGCGGCGGGCGCCTGCATGGGCGACGGCCTGCTGTTCTCGATCGAGGACCCGGAGCACCCGAAGATCATCGACCGGGTCCAGGACAACGTGAACTTCGCGTTCTGGCACTCGGCCACCTTCAACCAGGACGCGGACAAGGTCGTCTTCACCGACGAGCTCGGCGGCGGTGGCGCGGCCACCTGCAACGCGGCCATCGGCCCCAAGCGCGGCGCCGACGGGATCTACGACATCGTCGGCAAGGGCGACCAGCGCAAGCTGGTCTTCCGCAGCTACTTCAAGATCGACCGCCACCAGGCCGACGCCGAGGTCTGCGTCGCCCACAACGGTTCGATCATCCCGGTCAAGGGCCGCGACCTGATGGTCCAGGCCTGGTACCAGGGGGGCGTCTCCGTCTGGGACTTCACCGACTCGGCCAGGCCAGAGGAGATCGCCTTCTTCGAGCGCGGCCCGGTCACCCTCGACCGGGTCACGACGGCCGGCCCCTGGTCGGCGTACTACTACAACGGCCACATCTACTCCAGCGACATCGCCAAGGGCTTCGACGTGCTGAAGCTGGACGACCGGCGTACCGACCCGGCGAAGCGGGTCAGGATGGACGAGCTCAACGTGCAGACGCAGCCCGACTACTTCGACCGCTGA
- a CDS encoding HAD family hydrolase, whose translation MVIKGVLFDFSGTLFRIEPVRDWLAAVLRAEGIDVPEEDFERYVTGLTEAGALPGGPPPLRVPERLADAMAVRDLTAALHREAYTGLARTVALPHPGLYDALYARHMRPEAWRAYPDAVEVLEGLRRAGIAVGVVSNIGWDLRPVFRAHGLDDLVDAYALSFEHGLQKPAAELFRIACTMIGRDPADVVMVGDDRIADGGAAVLGCEVRFVDHLPVPERPDGLRSLGLVPG comes from the coding sequence ATGGTGATCAAAGGCGTGCTGTTCGACTTCTCCGGAACACTGTTCCGGATCGAGCCGGTCCGGGACTGGCTCGCCGCCGTGCTGCGGGCGGAGGGCATCGACGTACCGGAGGAGGATTTCGAGCGGTACGTGACCGGGCTCACGGAGGCCGGAGCCCTCCCGGGCGGTCCGCCTCCGCTCCGGGTCCCGGAGCGGCTGGCCGACGCGATGGCGGTCCGGGACCTGACTGCCGCGCTGCACCGCGAGGCGTACACCGGGCTGGCCAGGACCGTGGCGCTGCCCCATCCGGGGCTGTACGACGCCCTGTACGCCCGCCACATGCGGCCGGAGGCCTGGCGGGCCTATCCGGACGCGGTGGAGGTCCTGGAGGGGCTGCGGAGGGCGGGGATCGCGGTCGGCGTGGTCAGCAACATCGGCTGGGACCTGCGTCCGGTCTTCCGTGCGCACGGGCTCGACGACCTGGTCGACGCCTATGCGCTCTCCTTCGAGCACGGGCTCCAGAAGCCCGCGGCGGAACTGTTCCGCATCGCCTGCACGATGATCGGCCGGGATCCGGCGGATGTGGTCATGGTCGGTGACGACCGGATCGCGGACGGGGGTGCGGCCGTCCTGGGCTGCGAGGTCCGGTTCGTGGACCATCTGCCCGTGCCGGAGCGGCCCGACGGCCTGCGTTCTCTGGGTCTGGTCCCGGGCTGA
- a CDS encoding glycerophosphodiester phosphodiesterase family protein produces MSFLTLGHRGVMGVEPENTLRSFVRAEASGMDAIELDLHLSKDGALAVMHDADVDRTTDGTGPIAAKTLAELRELDAGQGERIPVFEEVLEAVSSPLQAEIKDVAAARALADVMVERDLVGRVEVSSFHDEAVAEIARLVPGVRTVLIASRWGADVVDRARTAGAATLALNIRRLTLEVVEQAHAESLKVIGWVVNTQDHLRLARALGLDGATTDFPEIRRTGRFTA; encoded by the coding sequence TTGTCATTTCTCACCCTGGGTCACCGTGGAGTGATGGGCGTCGAGCCCGAGAACACCCTGCGCTCCTTCGTCCGCGCCGAGGCGTCCGGCATGGACGCCATCGAGCTGGACCTCCACCTGAGCAAGGACGGCGCGCTCGCCGTGATGCACGACGCGGACGTGGACCGCACGACGGACGGCACCGGGCCGATCGCGGCCAAGACCCTGGCGGAGCTGCGCGAGCTCGACGCCGGGCAGGGTGAGCGGATTCCCGTCTTCGAAGAGGTGCTGGAGGCCGTCTCCTCCCCGCTGCAGGCGGAGATCAAGGATGTGGCCGCGGCCCGCGCGCTGGCCGACGTGATGGTGGAGCGCGACCTCGTCGGCCGGGTGGAAGTGTCCTCGTTCCACGACGAGGCCGTCGCCGAGATCGCCCGGCTGGTGCCCGGTGTCCGCACGGTCCTCATCGCCAGCCGCTGGGGCGCGGATGTGGTGGACCGGGCGAGGACGGCGGGCGCGGCGACACTCGCGCTGAACATCCGCCGCCTCACCCTGGAGGTGGTGGAGCAGGCGCACGCCGAGAGCCTGAAGGTGATCGGCTGGGTGGTGAACACCCAGGACCACCTGCGCCTGGCCCGGGCCCTCGGTCTGGACGGCGCGACGACCGACTTCCCCGAGATCCGCCGCACCGGGCGCTTCACCGCGTAG
- a CDS encoding DUF5134 domain-containing protein: MHGGAGTGWLLMVLCAVSGAYCLLRTRTGTPHERRDARSEALMGFGMAAMAVPAAVLSPPGWAWAVYAVLFGTAALRALRPALRGGHHLHHLVGSLAMVYMAVAMAPAVTGSGGGGHAGHGTAAGAGGVPLLTGVLLAYYAFYVLGSAGRLLPGSAVTPADSTGAGGRGPGGFGGGTDGRPELATACRLTMGIGMFAMLLTL; the protein is encoded by the coding sequence GTGCACGGAGGGGCTGGGACCGGCTGGCTGCTGATGGTGTTGTGCGCGGTGAGCGGCGCCTACTGCCTTCTGCGCACCCGCACCGGTACGCCTCACGAGCGCCGCGACGCGCGCTCGGAGGCGCTCATGGGTTTCGGCATGGCGGCGATGGCCGTTCCGGCGGCGGTGCTGTCGCCCCCGGGCTGGGCCTGGGCGGTGTACGCGGTGCTGTTCGGCACGGCCGCGCTGCGGGCGCTGCGCCCCGCCCTGCGCGGCGGCCACCATCTGCACCATCTCGTCGGCTCGCTGGCCATGGTCTACATGGCGGTGGCGATGGCTCCGGCGGTGACGGGGAGCGGCGGGGGCGGGCACGCCGGACACGGGACGGCGGCGGGAGCGGGCGGCGTCCCCCTGCTGACCGGGGTGCTGCTCGCCTACTACGCGTTCTACGTCCTGGGCTCGGCCGGCCGGCTGCTGCCCGGATCTGCCGTGACCCCGGCCGACAGCACGGGCGCCGGCGGGCGGGGGCCGGGCGGCTTCGGCGGCGGGACGGACGGGCGGCCCGAGCTCGCGACGGCCTGCCGGCTGACGATGGGCATCGGCATGTTCGCCATGCTTCTCACGTTGTGA
- a CDS encoding FAD-dependent oxidoreductase, translating into MLSVAVVGSGPSGVYSAQSLLQQSLVPDVRVHVLDRLPTPYGLVRYGVAPDHEKIKSLQNSLRAVLEDERVTFVGNVGVGGPDGVSPARLAELYHAVVYCVGASADRALAIPGEGLPGSYSATRFVSWYSAHPDLGADPFARDALAARSAVVIGVGNVAVDVARILARGAGELRRTDVPRAALRALEESRVREVHIVGRRGPSQARFTTKELRELGALPGARVVVDPTELALDPAYAAPDGLPGALPLPAVVRRNLEVLRGWSVGGGTGAAGDVPGSAGAGRRIRLRFFLRPVELLERGGRVAGVRFARTAPDGAGGVRDTGRYEDAEAQLVLRAVGYRGVELPGLPFDPVRGTVPHAAGRVLRGGVPSPGEYVAGWIKRGPTGVIGSNRSCAKETVASLLADAAALTRRTAADDPLAALREAGLRPVEWAGWLSIERAEAELGRSLGRGPVKIPDWAGLLAAARGETG; encoded by the coding sequence GTGCTCTCCGTCGCCGTCGTCGGTTCCGGTCCCAGCGGGGTCTACAGCGCCCAGTCCCTCCTCCAGCAGTCGCTGGTGCCCGATGTGCGCGTGCACGTCCTGGACCGGCTGCCCACCCCGTACGGGCTCGTGCGGTACGGGGTGGCACCCGACCACGAGAAGATCAAGTCGCTGCAGAACAGTCTGCGCGCGGTGCTGGAGGACGAGCGGGTCACCTTCGTGGGCAACGTCGGCGTCGGGGGGCCGGACGGGGTCTCCCCCGCCCGGCTCGCGGAGCTGTACCACGCGGTCGTCTACTGCGTCGGGGCGTCGGCGGACCGGGCGCTGGCAATCCCCGGCGAGGGCCTGCCGGGCAGCTACTCGGCCACCCGCTTCGTCTCCTGGTACAGCGCCCACCCGGACCTCGGCGCCGACCCGTTCGCCCGGGACGCTCTGGCCGCCCGCTCGGCCGTCGTGATCGGCGTGGGCAACGTGGCGGTCGACGTGGCCCGGATCCTGGCGCGCGGCGCCGGCGAACTGCGCCGCACCGATGTGCCCCGCGCCGCGTTGCGCGCACTGGAGGAGAGCCGGGTGCGCGAGGTGCACATCGTGGGCCGCCGGGGCCCGTCCCAGGCCCGGTTCACCACCAAGGAGCTGCGGGAACTGGGGGCGCTGCCCGGGGCGCGGGTCGTGGTCGACCCGACGGAGCTGGCGCTCGACCCGGCGTACGCCGCTCCGGACGGCCTGCCCGGAGCCCTGCCGCTGCCCGCGGTGGTGCGGCGGAACCTGGAGGTGTTGCGCGGCTGGTCGGTCGGCGGCGGGACGGGGGCCGCCGGGGACGTGCCGGGCTCGGCGGGTGCCGGGCGCCGTATCCGGCTGCGGTTCTTCCTGCGGCCGGTCGAACTGCTGGAGCGCGGCGGGCGGGTGGCCGGGGTGCGGTTCGCCCGCACGGCCCCGGACGGGGCCGGAGGAGTCCGCGACACCGGCCGTTACGAGGACGCCGAGGCGCAGCTCGTCCTGCGAGCGGTCGGCTATCGCGGGGTGGAGCTGCCGGGGCTGCCGTTCGACCCGGTGCGCGGCACGGTGCCGCACGCGGCGGGCCGGGTGCTGCGGGGTGGAGTGCCGTCGCCGGGTGAGTACGTCGCGGGCTGGATCAAGCGGGGGCCGACCGGAGTGATCGGCTCGAACCGCTCCTGCGCCAAGGAGACGGTGGCCTCGCTCCTGGCGGACGCGGCGGCGCTGACGCGGCGGACGGCGGCGGACGACCCGCTGGCCGCGCTGCGGGAAGCGGGGCTGCGGCCGGTGGAGTGGGCCGGCTGGCTGTCGATCGAGCGCGCGGAGGCGGAGCTGGGCCGTTCGCTGGGGCGCGGCCCGGTGAAGATCCCCGACTGGGCGGGGCTGCTGGCGGCGGCCCGGGGCGAGACCGGCTGA
- a CDS encoding sialidase family protein → MTDVLLTAGTRKGLFIGRRRGGTWEITGPHFTAQAIYSVAVDTRGATPRILVGGDSAHWGPSVFHSDDLGETWVEPRRPAVKFPPFTGASLERVWQLHPAGPEAPDVVYAGTEPAALFRSEDRGESFELVRPLWEHPTRSRWVPGGGGEGLHTVLTDSRDAKAVTVAVSTAGVFRTKDGGASWEPSNKGVSAVFLPDPDPEFGQCVHKVARDAADPDRLYLQNHWGVFRSDDAGEHWSDIGAGLPSDFGFAAAAHPHRGDTVYIFPINADADRVPAEHRCRVFRTTDAGRTWEPLSEGLPDGAHYGTVLRDALCTDDADPAGVYFGNRNGELYASADDGDSWQQLASHLPDVLCVRAVALG, encoded by the coding sequence ATGACGGACGTATTGCTCACCGCAGGCACCCGCAAGGGTCTCTTCATCGGCCGCAGACGCGGCGGGACCTGGGAGATCACAGGCCCGCACTTCACGGCGCAGGCGATCTACTCGGTGGCCGTGGACACCAGGGGCGCCACCCCGAGAATCCTGGTCGGCGGGGACAGCGCGCACTGGGGTCCGTCCGTCTTCCACTCGGACGATCTGGGCGAGACCTGGGTCGAGCCGCGGCGGCCGGCGGTGAAGTTCCCCCCGTTCACCGGGGCTTCGCTGGAGCGCGTCTGGCAGCTGCATCCGGCCGGCCCCGAAGCGCCGGACGTGGTCTACGCGGGCACGGAGCCCGCCGCGCTGTTCCGTTCCGAGGACCGGGGCGAGTCGTTCGAGCTGGTCCGTCCGCTCTGGGAGCACCCGACCCGCTCGCGGTGGGTGCCCGGCGGCGGCGGTGAGGGGCTGCACACCGTCCTGACCGACTCCCGGGACGCCAAGGCCGTGACGGTCGCCGTGTCGACGGCGGGGGTGTTCCGGACGAAGGACGGCGGGGCGAGCTGGGAGCCGTCGAACAAGGGCGTCTCCGCGGTCTTCCTCCCGGACCCGGACCCGGAGTTCGGGCAGTGCGTCCACAAGGTCGCCCGGGACGCGGCCGACCCGGACCGGCTCTATCTGCAGAACCACTGGGGTGTGTTCCGCAGCGACGACGCCGGTGAGCACTGGAGCGACATCGGCGCGGGGCTGCCCTCCGACTTCGGGTTCGCCGCCGCGGCCCACCCGCACCGCGGCGACACGGTGTACATCTTCCCGATCAACGCCGACGCCGACCGGGTCCCGGCGGAGCACCGCTGCCGGGTGTTCCGCACGACCGACGCGGGGCGCACCTGGGAGCCGCTCTCGGAGGGCCTGCCGGACGGAGCGCACTACGGCACGGTGCTGCGGGACGCGCTGTGCACCGACGACGCGGACCCCGCCGGGGTCTACTTCGGCAACCGCAACGGCGAGTTGTACGCCAGTGCGGACGACGGGGACAGCTGGCAGCAGCTCGCCTCCCATCTGCCGGACGTCCTGTGCGTACGGGCGGTGGCACTCGGCTGA
- a CDS encoding DUF305 domain-containing protein: MAQEVTVLIHHRTAALRSTALVAAAVAAVLALGACDADSGDGTPDRAKGGSPGVVAPGRPGEPARTLSAEEAAEETGRDTANSADFRYAQMMIEHHAQALVMTELAPEQASRSSVKRLAERIAAGQKPEIGAMEGWLERNGGERREQHHDHSGMPGMATEAQLEQLRDAEGEAFDELFLELMITHHQGAITMATDALTEGNDIFVEEMANDVVAQQTVEIDRMRGMMD, translated from the coding sequence GTGGCACAGGAGGTCACCGTGCTGATCCATCACCGGACCGCAGCTCTGCGCTCAACCGCTCTCGTGGCGGCGGCGGTTGCCGCCGTGCTCGCCCTGGGAGCCTGTGACGCGGACAGCGGTGACGGAACGCCGGACCGCGCCAAGGGCGGGTCCCCCGGCGTGGTCGCGCCTGGCAGACCGGGCGAGCCCGCCCGGACGCTCTCCGCCGAGGAAGCCGCCGAGGAGACCGGTCGGGACACCGCCAACTCCGCGGACTTCCGCTATGCGCAGATGATGATCGAACACCACGCACAGGCGCTCGTGATGACCGAACTCGCCCCGGAACAGGCCTCCCGGAGCAGCGTCAAACGGCTCGCGGAACGCATAGCGGCGGGCCAGAAGCCCGAGATCGGCGCGATGGAAGGATGGCTGGAAAGAAACGGCGGTGAGCGGCGCGAGCAGCACCACGACCACTCCGGGATGCCCGGCATGGCGACCGAGGCCCAGCTGGAGCAGTTGCGCGACGCGGAGGGCGAGGCCTTCGACGAGCTCTTCCTGGAGCTGATGATCACCCACCACCAGGGGGCGATCACCATGGCGACGGATGCGCTCACCGAGGGGAACGACATCTTCGTCGAGGAGATGGCCAACGATGTGGTCGCCCAGCAGACCGTGGAGATCGACCGGATGCGCGGAATGATGGACTGA
- a CDS encoding phosphatase PAP2 family protein: protein MSSPHFRFRSPNRSPRTAPALRTGALAGAASVVLLALVAVRWSPLTALDRSVAEALHRHAVADPGLVRVNRVLTDWVWDPWTMRALIAVAVVVLWWRGARRLALWVAATSLLASLFQQALKAVVGRERPRWPDPVDSAQFAAFPSGHAMTAVVTCGLLLWLLRLYGAGPGLWAAALTVAVVSAVGVAVTRVYLGVHWLTDVVGGALLGVAVVALSAAGYARYAAPREGSHRW, encoded by the coding sequence ATGTCCTCCCCCCACTTCCGCTTCCGTTCACCGAACCGTTCCCCCCGCACCGCGCCCGCCCTGCGGACCGGAGCCCTAGCCGGCGCGGCGTCCGTGGTGCTGCTCGCGCTGGTGGCGGTGCGCTGGTCGCCGCTGACGGCCCTGGACCGGTCGGTGGCCGAGGCGCTGCACCGGCACGCCGTGGCCGACCCCGGCCTGGTCCGGGTGAACCGGGTGCTGACCGACTGGGTGTGGGACCCGTGGACCATGCGCGCCCTGATCGCGGTGGCCGTGGTCGTCCTGTGGTGGCGGGGGGCGCGTCGGCTCGCCCTGTGGGTGGCCGCGACGAGTCTGCTCGCCTCCCTTTTCCAGCAGGCGCTGAAGGCCGTGGTGGGCCGGGAGCGCCCGCGGTGGCCCGATCCGGTGGACTCGGCCCAGTTCGCGGCCTTCCCCTCCGGTCACGCGATGACGGCCGTGGTGACCTGCGGGCTGCTCCTGTGGCTGCTGCGGCTGTACGGGGCGGGCCCCGGACTGTGGGCTGCGGCACTGACCGTGGCGGTGGTCTCGGCGGTCGGCGTCGCGGTGACCCGGGTATACCTCGGTGTGCACTGGCTGACCGACGTCGTGGGCGGTGCGCTGCTGGGGGTGGCGGTGGTGGCCTTGAGCGCCGCCGGCTACGCCCGGTACGCGGCACCCCGGGAGGGATCGCACCGATGGTGA
- a CDS encoding class I SAM-dependent methyltransferase: MSTEQGPTVRELAVQALSSTEHGYDLLAPKFDRTPYRTPDRVLDAVTAEVRRLGPFGTGLDVCCGTGAGVGVLRQVCRERVVGVDFSAGMLAEARAAFPPGDGGRGASAEGQAVEAPPVEGQAAADLAVEGRGVAVPAVEAPAVDWVRADARSLPFGPAFDLALSFGAFGHFLPAERPGLFAEVHASLRPGGLFAFPIGAPPPVGSRAYWSLLGFDAAMRVRNALWRPRFVMYYRTFRLGDVLEDLTRAGFAVRLMPLTGLGRRPDGSPRARLVVATRE; encoded by the coding sequence ATGTCTACCGAACAGGGCCCCACCGTGCGCGAGCTGGCCGTTCAGGCGCTCTCCTCGACCGAGCACGGCTACGACCTCCTCGCCCCGAAGTTCGACCGGACGCCCTACCGGACCCCGGACCGCGTGCTCGACGCCGTCACCGCCGAGGTGCGCCGGCTCGGACCCTTCGGCACCGGACTCGACGTCTGCTGCGGCACGGGCGCGGGAGTGGGCGTGCTCCGGCAGGTGTGCCGTGAGCGGGTGGTCGGAGTCGACTTCAGCGCGGGCATGCTCGCCGAGGCCCGAGCGGCCTTCCCGCCCGGGGACGGGGGCAGGGGCGCGTCGGCGGAGGGCCAGGCCGTGGAGGCCCCGCCCGTGGAGGGGCAGGCTGCGGCGGACCTGGCTGTGGAGGGGCGGGGCGTGGCAGTTCCGGCCGTGGAGGCCCCGGCGGTGGACTGGGTACGGGCCGACGCCCGCTCGCTCCCCTTCGGGCCCGCCTTCGACCTCGCCCTGAGCTTCGGGGCGTTCGGCCACTTCCTCCCCGCCGAACGCCCCGGCCTCTTCGCCGAGGTCCACGCATCGCTCCGCCCGGGCGGACTCTTCGCCTTCCCGATCGGCGCACCGCCCCCGGTGGGATCGCGCGCCTACTGGTCGCTGCTCGGCTTCGACGCGGCGATGCGGGTCCGCAACGCGCTGTGGCGCCCGCGGTTCGTCATGTACTACCGCACGTTCCGGCTCGGCGATGTGCTGGAGGACCTGACGCGGGCCGGGTTCGCCGTCCGGCTGATGCCGCTCACCGGACTGGGCCGCCGCCCCGACGGCAGTCCCCGCGCCCGGCTGGTGGTGGCGACCCGGGAGTGA
- a CDS encoding M56 family metallopeptidase — translation MLVSLALLLLGALTALVTPRVMARARWPEREPVVALWVWQCVVAAVLLSFALSMTLSAAAAWQAVRGHVFAPAPHAVVEAYALAAYGPWSAVIAVLLALGGVWSGAMLLREIRRARRRRKQRRAELLVRAPLMPGEEPGADRLVVLEGERPDAWWLPGTAPRLVITTAALGRLKGRQLDAVLAHEQGHAQARHDWLLHCSSALAIGFPQIPVFAAFRDEMHRLVELAADDVASRRFGRLTTALALVGLNEDRGVFGPCPTPQAEVPHRVNRLLSPVERLTAGRRLRLTAAAALVPVIPLLVAFVPGLRALG, via the coding sequence ATGCTGGTCTCCCTCGCGCTGCTGCTGCTCGGTGCACTGACCGCCCTGGTGACCCCGCGCGTGATGGCGCGGGCCCGGTGGCCGGAGCGCGAGCCGGTCGTGGCGCTGTGGGTCTGGCAGTGCGTGGTGGCCGCGGTCCTCCTGTCGTTCGCCCTGTCCATGACGCTGAGCGCGGCCGCCGCCTGGCAGGCGGTACGCGGCCATGTCTTCGCCCCCGCCCCGCACGCCGTCGTCGAGGCGTACGCACTGGCCGCCTACGGGCCGTGGTCGGCGGTCATCGCGGTGCTGCTGGCGCTGGGCGGGGTGTGGTCCGGGGCGATGCTCCTGCGGGAGATCCGGCGGGCGCGGCGCCGCCGCAAGCAGCGTCGGGCGGAACTGCTCGTGCGCGCCCCGCTGATGCCGGGCGAGGAGCCCGGGGCCGACCGCCTCGTGGTGCTGGAGGGCGAGCGCCCCGACGCCTGGTGGCTGCCCGGAACCGCGCCCCGGCTCGTCATCACCACGGCCGCGCTGGGACGCCTGAAGGGCCGTCAGCTCGATGCCGTGCTCGCCCATGAGCAGGGGCACGCCCAGGCCCGGCACGACTGGTTGCTGCACTGTTCCTCCGCGCTGGCGATCGGCTTTCCGCAGATCCCGGTGTTCGCCGCGTTCCGCGACGAGATGCACCGGCTGGTCGAGCTGGCGGCCGACGACGTGGCGTCGCGCCGCTTCGGCAGGCTCACGACCGCGCTCGCCCTGGTCGGACTCAACGAGGACCGCGGGGTGTTCGGCCCCTGTCCGACCCCGCAGGCCGAAGTGCCCCACCGGGTCAACCGGTTGCTGTCCCCGGTCGAACGGCTGACGGCGGGCCGCAGGCTCCGGCTGACGGCCGCCGCCGCGCTGGTGCCGGTCATCCCGCTGCTCGTGGCCTTCGTGCCGGGGCTCCGCGCCCTCGGTTAG